One window of the Parasphingopyxis algicola genome contains the following:
- a CDS encoding MBL fold metallo-hydrolase, whose product MQFNRIALAALTMMIAGPACAQDGEMADVEIRTEQLAPGVAVLFGRGGNIGVSYGEDGTVLIDDQFAPLTGRIQSAIAGLGADPVRFLINTHWHGDHTGGNENFGEAGAVIMAHENVRVRMAANGRDGRVVPQAALPVVTYHDGVKLHLNGDTVHAIHLHNGHTDGDSVIWWENANVAHMGDLYFNRISLPYIDRDSGGSAQGMAAAIDRVLAITDDETRIIPGHGPMATRADLIGYRNMLLTINEQVQAAIDAGNSLEEIQAMNIAAPYEVEGGFISAEQYIGFVHDSLTDPNAMAHDHADHGPDHDDGDDHH is encoded by the coding sequence ATGCAGTTCAACCGTATCGCGCTCGCCGCGCTGACGATGATGATCGCCGGACCGGCATGCGCCCAGGATGGCGAAATGGCCGATGTCGAGATTCGCACCGAGCAGCTCGCGCCGGGCGTCGCCGTGCTGTTCGGGCGGGGCGGCAATATCGGAGTCAGTTACGGTGAGGATGGAACGGTGCTGATCGACGATCAGTTCGCACCGCTCACCGGCCGGATCCAGTCTGCGATCGCCGGTCTCGGCGCGGATCCGGTCCGTTTCCTGATCAATACCCATTGGCACGGCGATCATACCGGCGGAAACGAGAATTTCGGCGAGGCCGGCGCGGTCATCATGGCGCATGAGAATGTGCGCGTCCGGATGGCGGCAAACGGACGGGACGGCCGCGTTGTTCCGCAGGCAGCACTGCCCGTCGTGACCTATCATGACGGCGTCAAGCTGCATCTCAACGGCGATACGGTCCACGCCATCCACCTGCATAACGGGCATACCGATGGCGATTCGGTGATCTGGTGGGAGAATGCGAATGTCGCCCATATGGGCGATCTGTACTTCAACCGGATCTCGCTGCCCTATATCGATCGCGATTCCGGCGGTAGTGCCCAAGGAATGGCGGCGGCGATCGACCGGGTTCTGGCGATAACCGATGACGAAACCCGGATTATTCCCGGGCACGGCCCGATGGCGACGCGCGCCGATCTCATCGGCTATCGCAACATGCTGCTGACGATCAACGAACAGGTGCAGGCGGCGATCGACGCCGGCAATTCGCTGGAGGAGATCCAGGCGATGAACATCGCGGCACCGTACGAGGTCGAAGGCGGCTTCATTTCGGCGGAGCAGTATATCGGCTTCGTCCATGACAGCCTGACCGACCCGAATGCGATGGCGCACGATCACGCGGATCATGGTCCCGATCACGACGATGGCGACGACCACCATTGA
- the purB gene encoding adenylosuccinate lyase, whose protein sequence is MIPRYARPEMTAIWEPESKFRIWFEIEAHATEALAKRGVVPESAAKALWDWWGTEPEIDVAAIDAIEAVTKHDVIAFLTWVADNVGEEARFMHQGMTSSDVLDTCLAVQLARASDILLADLDALLEALKSRAMEHKLTPTIGRSHGIHAEPVTFGLKLAQAYAEFDRCKARLSAARAEIATCAISGAVGTFANIDPEVEAHVAEKMGLSVEPISTQVIPRDRHAMFFATLGVIASSVERLAVEIRHLQRTEVLEAEEYFSPGQKGSSAMPHKRNPILTENLTGLARMVRGYALPAMENVALWHERDISHSSVERYIGPDATITLDFALARLTGVVDKLLVYPERMQKNLDKMGGLVHSQRVLLALTQAGVSREDAYRLVQRNAMKVWESDGALSLMELLKADEDVTAALSNSEIEEKFDLGYHLKHIETIFGRVFDEVVIRGER, encoded by the coding sequence ATGATCCCGCGCTATGCCCGGCCCGAAATGACCGCCATCTGGGAACCGGAATCGAAGTTCCGGATCTGGTTCGAGATCGAGGCGCATGCGACCGAGGCGCTGGCGAAGCGCGGCGTCGTTCCGGAATCGGCAGCGAAAGCGCTGTGGGACTGGTGGGGGACCGAGCCCGAAATCGACGTCGCGGCGATCGACGCGATCGAGGCGGTGACCAAGCATGACGTGATCGCCTTCCTCACCTGGGTCGCGGACAATGTCGGCGAGGAAGCCCGCTTCATGCATCAGGGAATGACGAGCTCGGACGTGCTCGACACCTGCCTCGCGGTGCAGCTGGCGCGCGCCTCGGATATTCTCCTGGCCGATCTCGATGCGTTGCTCGAGGCGCTCAAAAGTCGCGCGATGGAACACAAGTTGACGCCGACGATCGGGCGCAGCCACGGGATCCACGCGGAACCGGTGACCTTCGGGCTGAAGCTCGCCCAGGCCTATGCCGAGTTCGATCGCTGCAAGGCCCGGCTTTCCGCGGCCCGCGCCGAAATCGCCACCTGCGCGATCTCCGGCGCGGTCGGCACCTTCGCCAACATCGACCCTGAAGTCGAAGCCCATGTCGCTGAAAAAATGGGACTTTCCGTCGAACCCATCTCGACCCAGGTCATCCCGCGCGATCGCCATGCGATGTTCTTCGCGACCCTGGGCGTGATCGCCTCGTCGGTCGAACGGCTGGCCGTCGAAATCCGCCATCTCCAGCGCACCGAAGTGCTCGAGGCCGAAGAATATTTCTCTCCGGGCCAGAAGGGTTCCTCGGCGATGCCGCACAAGCGCAACCCGATCCTCACCGAAAACCTCACCGGCCTCGCCCGCATGGTCCGCGGCTATGCCCTGCCCGCGATGGAGAATGTCGCGCTCTGGCACGAACGGGATATCAGCCATTCTTCCGTTGAGCGCTATATCGGCCCCGATGCGACGATCACCCTCGATTTCGCGCTCGCGCGGCTGACCGGCGTCGTCGACAAATTGCTCGTATATCCCGAGCGGATGCAGAAAAATTTGGACAAGATGGGCGGGCTCGTCCACTCGCAACGCGTTCTGCTCGCCCTGACACAGGCCGGCGTCAGCCGCGAAGACGCCTATCGCCTCGTCCAGCGCAATGCGATGAAAGTCTGGGAATCCGATGGCGCGCTGTCGCTGATGGAACTGCTCAAGGCGGATGAAGACGTGACGGCGGCGCTCAGCAATTCGGAGATAGAGGAAAAATTCGATCTCGGCTATCATCTAAAACATATTGAGACGATTTTCGGGCGGGTTTTCGATGAGGTGGTGATTCGAGGTGAACGGTGA
- a CDS encoding DUF692 domain-containing protein — MIDEAKFASLLDLGKSVLVHSVGCPVASTNGFDDRQLDALRRSLAILKPAWWSDHASFVSTGNGDERRAMGFLMPPAQTHESVAMIVDRIKRLQDLFGLPFAFETGVNYFAPRAGEMPDGAFWGEIAVRADCGILLDLHNIWSNQRNGRDDAETVLAQLPRDHVWEIHVAGGQDHNGYWLDSHCGLPQPEVIELLGRAAPGLPNLKAINFEIIPEYVDARNIDVADIRDLLGQLQTIWYAAKSPTADCQASPVGEEAEAIDVRAPPDYPSPAEWEDDLRRCIDARCRGEPTHPDDDPAFDIYVDLILMARRGSIVDVLPLTTRYLWLSLGEDGLDALLLRYFAETGPEPFMADEARNFARFSERHGDVPHLAEVTAFEFAAQKAAETGMTQLVRFSCDPVSLLTAIRNGIRAEPPLPADIEVEVQPPILKAA, encoded by the coding sequence GTGATCGACGAAGCCAAGTTCGCCTCGCTGCTCGACCTCGGCAAGTCGGTGCTCGTCCACAGCGTCGGCTGCCCGGTCGCCTCGACCAACGGTTTCGACGACCGCCAGCTCGATGCGCTGCGCCGCTCGCTGGCGATACTGAAGCCCGCCTGGTGGAGCGACCATGCGAGTTTCGTGTCGACGGGCAACGGGGATGAACGGCGCGCCATGGGATTCCTGATGCCGCCGGCGCAAACTCATGAAAGCGTCGCGATGATCGTCGACCGCATCAAGCGGTTGCAGGACCTGTTCGGCCTGCCCTTCGCGTTCGAAACCGGCGTCAACTATTTCGCGCCGCGCGCCGGCGAGATGCCGGACGGCGCATTCTGGGGAGAGATCGCGGTCCGCGCCGATTGCGGGATCCTGCTCGACCTGCACAATATCTGGAGCAACCAGCGCAACGGGCGGGACGATGCCGAAACCGTGCTCGCGCAATTGCCGCGCGATCATGTCTGGGAAATCCATGTCGCGGGCGGACAGGATCACAACGGCTATTGGCTCGATTCGCATTGCGGCCTGCCGCAGCCGGAGGTCATCGAACTGCTCGGCCGCGCCGCGCCCGGTCTTCCCAACCTCAAGGCCATCAATTTCGAGATCATTCCGGAATATGTCGATGCCCGGAACATCGATGTCGCGGACATTCGCGATCTGCTCGGGCAGCTGCAAACCATCTGGTACGCGGCGAAATCGCCGACGGCCGATTGCCAGGCCTCGCCCGTCGGCGAAGAGGCGGAAGCCATCGATGTGCGGGCGCCGCCGGACTATCCGTCGCCGGCCGAATGGGAAGACGATCTGCGGCGGTGCATCGATGCGCGCTGCCGGGGCGAACCGACCCATCCTGACGACGATCCGGCGTTCGACATCTATGTCGACCTCATCCTGATGGCGCGGCGGGGCAGTATCGTCGATGTGCTGCCGCTCACGACCCGCTATCTGTGGCTGTCGCTCGGCGAAGATGGGCTCGACGCGTTGCTGCTGCGCTATTTCGCGGAGACCGGCCCCGAGCCGTTCATGGCGGACGAGGCCCGGAATTTCGCCCGTTTCTCGGAACGCCATGGCGACGTTCCGCATCTCGCCGAAGTGACGGCGTTCGAGTTCGCGGCCCAGAAGGCGGCCGAGACCGGCATGACGCAGCTCGTCCGCTTCAGCTGCGACCCGGTTTCGCTGCTGACGGCGATCCGCAACGGCATTCGGGCCGAGCCTCCGTTGCCGGCCGATATCGAGGTCGAAGTGCAGCCGCCGATACTGAAAGCCGCCTGA
- a CDS encoding NADPH:quinone oxidoreductase family protein, whose product MTIPETMQALQVADLAPDFAGCGVAEIPVPEPGPGEALIKVHAAALGFPDLLMTEGKYQHRPDLPFVPGNDIAGEIVALGGESGSFVVGDAVVATLGTGGFAQYAICPVAALRPKPKGMAFDAAAAFGVAYLTAWVALVRRATLQPAEWVLVHGAAGGVGLAAVDLAKALGARVIAASASDDKLAIVAENYAPDACLNVTDGFRERVKDITHGGADVIYDPVGGDIFDESTRCIAFGGRLLVVGFASGRIATVPTNIPLIKGFSVVGVRAGEYGRRHPERGEENFDAIWALAEARRLKPRVHAALPLSDWRDAFEMMRTRKVVGRVVIAPGG is encoded by the coding sequence ATGACAATTCCCGAAACGATGCAGGCGCTTCAGGTCGCCGATCTCGCGCCCGATTTCGCCGGGTGCGGCGTGGCGGAGATACCCGTGCCTGAGCCGGGACCCGGCGAGGCGCTGATAAAGGTTCACGCCGCGGCGCTCGGCTTTCCCGATCTCTTGATGACCGAGGGCAAGTATCAGCACCGGCCCGACCTGCCTTTCGTGCCGGGCAACGATATCGCGGGCGAGATCGTGGCGCTTGGCGGCGAGAGCGGCTCTTTCGTGGTCGGCGATGCCGTTGTCGCGACGCTGGGCACCGGCGGGTTCGCCCAATATGCGATCTGCCCGGTCGCGGCGCTCCGGCCCAAACCGAAGGGCATGGCGTTCGATGCGGCCGCGGCGTTCGGCGTCGCCTATCTGACCGCCTGGGTCGCGCTGGTGCGGCGCGCGACGTTGCAGCCGGCCGAATGGGTGCTCGTCCATGGCGCGGCCGGCGGCGTCGGACTGGCCGCGGTCGATCTCGCCAAGGCGCTCGGCGCGCGGGTGATCGCCGCATCGGCGTCCGACGACAAGCTCGCGATCGTCGCGGAAAACTATGCGCCCGATGCATGCCTGAACGTCACGGACGGATTCCGCGAGCGGGTGAAAGACATCACGCATGGCGGTGCGGACGTGATCTACGATCCGGTCGGCGGCGATATCTTCGACGAGAGCACGCGCTGCATCGCCTTTGGCGGGCGGCTGCTGGTCGTGGGCTTCGCCTCGGGCCGGATCGCGACCGTCCCGACCAATATCCCGCTCATCAAGGGCTTCTCGGTCGTCGGCGTGCGCGCGGGCGAATATGGCCGCCGCCATCCCGAGCGCGGCGAAGAGAATTTCGACGCGATCTGGGCGCTTGCCGAAGCGCGCCGGCTGAAACCGCGCGTCCACGCCGCCCTCCCCCTCTCCGACTGGCGCGACGCGTTCGAGATGATGCGGACGCGCAAGGTCGTCGGGCGGGTCGTGATCGCGCCGGGCGGCTGA
- the radC gene encoding RadC family protein, producing the protein MADAPTDGTGHRARLRKRLIEGGHDALLDHELVEYLLALAIPRRDTKPLAKRLIGEFGGFGALLSAEPEALSRIGGLSEGAVASLMIAKASALRLLADEIREKPILSNWQALIDYLHADMAHEPIERVRVLHLDGKNVLIRDEIVTEGSIDQAAIYVREIIRRAIDLHASGLILVHNHPSGDPAPSKADIQLTREVAEAARPLGIAVHDHLIIGSKGQTSLRSQGLI; encoded by the coding sequence ATGGCAGACGCGCCCACAGACGGCACGGGACACCGCGCCCGGCTTCGGAAACGCCTGATCGAGGGCGGGCATGACGCGCTGCTCGATCACGAGCTGGTCGAATATCTGCTCGCGCTGGCGATCCCGCGTCGCGACACGAAGCCGCTCGCCAAGCGGCTGATCGGCGAATTCGGCGGGTTCGGCGCCCTGCTCTCGGCCGAGCCCGAAGCGCTGTCTCGGATCGGCGGCCTCAGCGAAGGAGCGGTCGCGTCGCTGATGATCGCCAAGGCCTCGGCGCTCCGCCTGCTGGCGGACGAAATCCGCGAAAAACCGATCCTCTCCAACTGGCAGGCGCTGATCGACTATCTTCACGCCGATATGGCGCATGAGCCGATCGAGCGGGTCCGCGTGCTCCATCTCGACGGCAAGAATGTGCTGATCCGCGACGAGATCGTCACCGAGGGCTCGATCGACCAGGCCGCCATCTATGTCCGCGAGATCATTCGCCGCGCGATCGATCTCCATGCCAGCGGACTGATCCTCGTCCATAACCACCCCTCCGGCGATCCCGCGCCGAGCAAGGCCGATATCCAGCTGACCCGCGAAGTCGCCGAAGCCGCCCGCCCGCTCGGCATCGCGGTGCACGACCATCTGATCATCGGCAGCAAGGGGCAGACGAGCCTCCGGAGCCAGGGGCTGATTTGA
- a CDS encoding intermembrane phospholipid transport protein YdbH family protein, with translation MEESPPVQKDAWRRKRYWLGGIAALAAIGLGITWTQREGIAVRYIDGLLAEAETQGGYEIAELGLTRQRVENLVIGDPDDPDLTVERADIYLRFGFGYPGIRRVVARGVRLNGRLVDGEIDLGQLNGLLPEPTGEPFMLPAMELDIRDAVMQLETPYGPVALAAAGSGQLQGGFRGQLAAASPGLTYQGCEAEAVRMHVALGVEDRRPSVEGPVRAAGLTCPESELALAEPELAIDAIFSESLDRWGGDAELIAASLTHEQGRAAETRLMLSFDGETGGRTTGTVRLRLADARGLDVIAERLGVLGHYRLRAGGASIGFDGDVELASARLGPSALAGATDALRGAAGTPLGPVGTMLARAVQAAGGNFDAQFALTAAYGEQGGAVRFSEIRGSSESGAQLALERGEGVQYGWPDRGLRFDGAMRLAGGGFPQSYVTIDQERAGGPVEGYAEVAPIRTGNAVLRLAPVRFTAAADGNTRIVTQIEMTGPVADGRVDRLRMPVAGTLGPGGRLAVGQGCVPVRWDRLAVAGVVVGPTQLPFCPIAGGTLVRYTPGAGVSGGGRLARPRLQGRLGESPLSIVAREFRLPLGRPAFAVDALSVRLGPAGEQSELDIARLAADFVAGGVDGTYAGAEGQIANVPIRMGDGSGDWRFAGGVLAVDGIAEVTNTAPDPLFEPLVVRDMALRLENSLIRVTGGLRGPKQDVLVADVDLYHDLADGTGEAVLDTERLAFNDRVQPTDLTDLVLGIVAEVEGLVSGTGTIRWDAAGNVTSDGVYQLTDIDLAAPFGPVRGLDTEIRFTDLLGMNTAPGQIATVREVNPGVLVEDGTVRYEFLDSNRVRVEGARWPFAGGELILEPTILDFRVDRARHLVFRVEGVDAFQFLEARDFENIVATGLFDGKLPMVFDQDGGRIEDGRLVSRVGGGTFSYVGEISDVNLGVFGSLAFNALELIRYSELAIAFDGAIDGEMVTSIEFTGVSPNLAREGQGFIVAGFTRELAEIPIRFDITMNAPFNQMLYSFRLLDDPGFLVNQAIRARINRIQAEQGVQPSESDIMP, from the coding sequence ATGGAAGAAAGCCCGCCTGTTCAGAAGGATGCGTGGCGGCGGAAACGCTACTGGCTGGGTGGAATCGCCGCGCTGGCCGCGATCGGGCTCGGCATCACCTGGACGCAGCGAGAGGGCATCGCGGTCCGCTATATCGACGGTCTGCTCGCCGAGGCCGAGACGCAGGGCGGCTATGAGATCGCCGAACTGGGGCTGACCCGCCAGCGGGTCGAGAATCTCGTCATCGGCGATCCCGACGACCCGGATCTGACGGTCGAACGGGCGGATATCTATCTGCGGTTCGGCTTCGGCTATCCCGGGATCCGGCGGGTCGTCGCGCGCGGCGTGCGACTGAACGGCAGGCTCGTCGACGGCGAAATCGATCTTGGCCAGCTCAACGGACTGTTGCCCGAACCGACGGGCGAGCCTTTCATGTTGCCGGCGATGGAGCTCGATATCCGCGACGCGGTGATGCAGCTGGAGACGCCTTATGGGCCGGTGGCGCTGGCGGCGGCCGGGTCGGGGCAGTTGCAGGGCGGGTTTCGCGGGCAATTGGCCGCGGCAAGCCCGGGGCTGACCTATCAGGGATGCGAGGCAGAGGCGGTGCGGATGCATGTCGCGCTCGGCGTCGAGGACCGGCGACCATCGGTGGAGGGGCCGGTCCGCGCCGCCGGCCTGACCTGTCCCGAAAGCGAATTGGCGCTCGCCGAACCCGAACTGGCGATCGACGCGATCTTTTCCGAAAGCCTCGACCGCTGGGGCGGCGATGCCGAATTGATCGCGGCGTCGTTGACGCATGAACAGGGCCGCGCCGCGGAGACCCGGCTCATGCTCTCGTTCGACGGCGAAACCGGGGGGCGGACGACCGGCACGGTCCGGCTGCGCCTCGCCGATGCGCGCGGGCTGGATGTGATTGCCGAACGCCTCGGCGTGCTCGGCCATTACCGGCTGCGCGCGGGCGGCGCGTCGATCGGCTTCGACGGCGATGTCGAACTGGCGAGCGCGCGGCTGGGGCCGTCGGCGCTGGCCGGGGCGACCGACGCCTTGCGCGGCGCCGCGGGCACGCCGCTCGGCCCGGTCGGCACGATGCTCGCCCGCGCCGTGCAGGCAGCGGGCGGCAATTTCGACGCGCAATTCGCGCTGACCGCGGCCTATGGCGAGCAGGGCGGGGCGGTCCGTTTCTCGGAGATTCGCGGCAGCAGCGAAAGCGGGGCCCAACTCGCCCTCGAACGCGGCGAGGGGGTGCAATATGGCTGGCCCGATCGCGGCCTGCGGTTCGACGGCGCAATGCGGCTGGCGGGTGGCGGCTTTCCGCAAAGCTATGTGACGATCGACCAGGAACGCGCGGGCGGGCCGGTCGAGGGCTATGCCGAAGTCGCGCCGATCCGGACGGGCAATGCCGTTTTACGGCTCGCCCCGGTGCGGTTCACGGCCGCGGCGGACGGGAATACGCGGATCGTCACGCAAATCGAGATGACGGGGCCAGTGGCCGATGGCCGGGTGGACCGGCTGCGGATGCCGGTTGCGGGCACGCTCGGGCCGGGCGGGCGGCTCGCGGTAGGCCAGGGCTGCGTGCCGGTGCGCTGGGACCGGCTGGCCGTCGCCGGAGTCGTCGTCGGGCCGACCCAGCTGCCTTTCTGCCCGATCGCGGGCGGCACCCTGGTCCGCTATACCCCGGGCGCCGGTGTGAGCGGCGGCGGGCGGCTGGCGCGGCCGCGCCTGCAAGGCCGGTTGGGCGAATCGCCGCTGTCGATCGTCGCGCGCGAATTCCGGCTGCCGCTCGGCCGTCCGGCCTTCGCCGTCGACGCGCTCTCGGTGCGCCTCGGACCGGCCGGCGAACAGTCCGAACTCGATATCGCGCGGCTGGCGGCGGATTTCGTAGCGGGCGGCGTCGACGGCACCTATGCGGGCGCGGAGGGCCAGATTGCGAACGTCCCGATCCGGATGGGCGACGGTTCGGGCGACTGGCGGTTCGCGGGCGGCGTGCTGGCGGTCGACGGGATCGCCGAGGTCACCAACACCGCGCCCGATCCGCTGTTCGAGCCGCTGGTCGTGCGCGACATGGCGCTCCGGCTCGAGAACAGCCTGATCCGGGTGACCGGCGGGCTGCGCGGGCCGAAACAGGATGTGCTCGTCGCCGATGTCGATCTCTACCACGACCTTGCCGACGGGACGGGGGAGGCGGTGCTCGATACCGAGCGGCTGGCGTTCAACGACCGGGTCCAGCCGACCGACCTCACCGATCTCGTGCTCGGCATCGTTGCCGAGGTCGAGGGGCTGGTCAGCGGTACCGGCACGATCCGCTGGGACGCGGCGGGCAATGTCACGAGCGACGGCGTCTACCAGCTCACCGATATCGATCTCGCCGCCCCGTTCGGCCCGGTGCGCGGGCTCGATACCGAGATCCGCTTCACCGACCTGCTCGGCATGAACACGGCGCCTGGCCAGATCGCGACGGTGCGCGAGGTCAATCCCGGCGTGCTCGTGGAAGACGGAACGGTGCGCTACGAGTTCCTCGACAGCAACCGGGTCCGGGTGGAGGGCGCGCGCTGGCCCTTTGCCGGGGGCGAGCTGATCCTCGAACCGACGATCCTCGATTTCCGGGTCGACCGGGCGCGCCACCTGGTGTTTCGAGTCGAGGGCGTCGATGCCTTCCAGTTTCTCGAGGCGCGCGATTTCGAGAATATCGTCGCGACCGGCCTGTTCGACGGCAAGCTGCCGATGGTGTTCGACCAGGATGGCGGGCGGATCGAGGACGGGCGGCTGGTATCGCGCGTCGGCGGCGGCACCTTCTCCTATGTCGGCGAGATCAGCGACGTGAATCTCGGCGTGTTCGGCAGCCTCGCCTTCAACGCGCTCGAGCTGATCCGCTACAGCGAGCTGGCGATCGCGTTCGACGGCGCGATCGACGGCGAGATGGTGACGAGTATCGAATTCACCGGCGTCTCGCCCAATCTGGCGCGCGAGGGGCAGGGCTTCATCGTCGCCGGCTTCACCCGCGAACTCGCCGAAATCCCGATCCGCTTCGACATCACGATGAACGCGCCGTTCAACCAGATGCTCTATTCCTTCCGGCTGCTCGACGATCCCGGTTTCCTCGTCAATCAGGCGATCCGCGCCCGGATAAACCGAATACAAGCCGAACAGGGCGTTCAGCCCTCCGAAAGCGATATCATGCCATGA
- a CDS encoding YnbE family lipoprotein, which translates to MKEDNATDGRMNRPTLFATAIFAVLTSGCVQVSAPEEPIVIELNISVQQTVDVNLQEDVENLIENNPELFPE; encoded by the coding sequence TTGAAGGAGGACAATGCGACCGACGGACGGATGAACCGGCCAACCCTTTTCGCGACGGCGATTTTCGCTGTTTTGACAAGCGGTTGCGTACAGGTGTCCGCGCCCGAAGAACCCATTGTGATCGAACTGAATATTAGCGTGCAACAGACTGTCGACGTGAATCTGCAGGAAGATGTCGAGAATCTGATCGAAAACAATCCGGAGCTGTTTCCAGAATGA
- a CDS encoding YdbL family protein: MTKRNKSLIAIAATAAILGGVATMAPAQSSDVRQAIAAGVVGETASGYLGFAQTPSAELRAQVDAINLGRRSAFADLAQQRGTTRQQVAEETACNRLSSVDPGEAYQLRDGVWRTRGSAPIPTPPYC; encoded by the coding sequence ATGACCAAGCGTAACAAGAGCCTCATCGCCATTGCCGCCACGGCCGCCATATTGGGCGGCGTCGCGACCATGGCCCCCGCGCAGAGCAGCGACGTGCGCCAGGCGATCGCGGCGGGCGTCGTCGGCGAGACCGCGTCCGGCTATCTCGGATTTGCCCAGACGCCGTCGGCCGAATTGCGCGCACAGGTCGATGCGATCAATCTCGGCCGCCGTTCGGCCTTTGCCGACCTCGCCCAGCAGCGCGGCACGACGCGCCAGCAGGTCGCCGAGGAAACCGCCTGCAATCGCCTGTCCAGCGTCGATCCCGGCGAAGCCTATCAGCTGCGCGACGGCGTCTGGCGGACCCGCGGCTCCGCGCCGATCCCGACCCCGCCTTATTGCTAA
- a CDS encoding PdaC/SigV domain-containing protein yields the protein MNAKKRLSKRPLLAACALFLGSAIALPSTTSFAQQAEAEDAGFVFDIPALPETTPLLQAQLESLRDRARAGYDEGRAELAELRSAAASGYQHSQQWTVTGRTDALIALGSETYSYTGGAHGNTAFDALVWDVESDRPIGVLGLFTNRYLGLSMIDRSFCAALRDQQAERMGEIADDDFWADCPTLDQVAIAAMGGDGTPFTAFRVRVPPYIAGPYAVGTFEIDVPVTAEMLDALKPAYLTSFALPRE from the coding sequence ATGAACGCGAAAAAACGCCTGTCGAAAAGGCCCCTGCTCGCCGCTTGCGCGCTGTTTCTCGGATCGGCGATCGCCCTTCCCTCCACAACCAGTTTCGCCCAGCAGGCGGAGGCGGAAGACGCCGGCTTCGTCTTCGATATTCCCGCGTTGCCCGAGACCACGCCGCTTCTGCAGGCCCAGCTCGAATCGCTGCGCGATCGCGCGCGGGCAGGCTATGACGAGGGGCGTGCCGAGTTGGCCGAACTGCGATCCGCGGCCGCCAGCGGATATCAGCATAGCCAGCAATGGACGGTCACGGGACGCACCGATGCGCTGATCGCCCTTGGCAGCGAGACGTATAGCTATACCGGCGGCGCGCATGGCAATACCGCGTTCGACGCGCTGGTCTGGGATGTGGAGAGCGACCGTCCGATCGGCGTTCTCGGCCTGTTCACCAACCGCTATCTCGGCCTGTCGATGATCGACCGGTCCTTCTGCGCCGCGCTGCGCGACCAGCAGGCGGAACGGATGGGCGAGATCGCGGACGACGACTTCTGGGCCGACTGCCCGACACTGGACCAGGTGGCGATTGCGGCGATGGGTGGAGACGGCACGCCGTTCACCGCCTTCCGAGTCCGCGTGCCGCCCTATATCGCGGGCCCCTATGCGGTGGGAACGTTCGAGATCGACGTTCCGGTGACGGCGGAAATGCTGGACGCGCTCAAGCCCGCCTATCTGACAAGCTTTGCCCTGCCGCGAGAATGA
- a CDS encoding AtpZ/AtpI family protein: MEEKDNAQDSFVAEDSRLQSLEERLQAAQRAEEIRSGKRNKAPAKGYRQGQRVLAEMIGGPVGGGVIGWVLDLVFGTFPWLMLAMMFLGFAVAVRNVFRIANERPE, from the coding sequence ATGGAAGAGAAAGACAACGCGCAGGATTCCTTCGTCGCGGAAGATTCGCGGCTTCAGTCGCTCGAAGAGCGATTGCAGGCCGCGCAACGCGCAGAAGAAATCCGGTCGGGCAAGCGCAACAAGGCGCCGGCGAAAGGATATCGCCAGGGCCAGAGGGTGCTTGCCGAGATGATCGGAGGTCCTGTGGGCGGTGGCGTGATCGGCTGGGTTCTCGACCTGGTCTTCGGCACCTTCCCCTGGCTGATGCTGGCGATGATGTTCCTCGGGTTCGCTGTCGCCGTCAGAAATGTGTTTCGAATTGCCAATGAGCGTCCGGAATAG